In one Acipenser ruthenus chromosome 10, fAciRut3.2 maternal haplotype, whole genome shotgun sequence genomic region, the following are encoded:
- the LOC117404891 gene encoding uncharacterized protein LOC117404891 — protein MASEGQSSRTMLPWCFLLLLAVAGVEGDGCRCLQANNFSTFNSSLNVGSCCLNFSGSVIGTLHWSGFARMRDLKILDLSASSIVKVVEANAYENHLEVLYLNSNQIGQLPGTFLANAPSLKILHLENNKLQKLPDTFLQASTQLEELHLNSNYLSSVPPRVFKLGIRTIELSNNTLECTCAFVEELKEGVANVSVLDNLTCTTPGHLQGRSVWSLQKSELCRSHRLTVLFILMALGLILALMLCCYCRKKRCKQASLDLAKHESQLVTVDRNGVKGLLDSHHYTPCEAVLPDVGEKNVLLKNQIMFRPSTALLGSSRDLYEEVEIKLDTSMDSLPQTVEEANPNLTSIDCEEEPAEESKPDMETVSVTEVLKDSTDREKMYLTQSTDYYNLVPDIDLDDSDHYEYESVDLS, from the coding sequence GTCAGTCTTCAAGGACGATGCTACCCTGGTGTTTCTTGCTCCTGTTGGCTGTCGCTGGTGTGGAAGGTGATGGGTGTAGGTGCCTGCAAGCGAATAATTTCAGCACGTTTAACTCTAGCCTGAATGTTGGGAGCTGCTGCTTAAATTTCTCTGGATCTGTAATTGGCACTCTACATTGGAGTGGCTTTGCTAGAATGAGGGATCTGAAGATATTGGACCTCTCTGCCAGCAGCATTGTCAAGGTCGTGGAAGCCAATGCCTACGAGAACCATCTAGAGGTCCTTTATCTGAATAGCAACCAGATAGGCCAGCTGCCTGGGACTTTCCTGGCCAATGCACCCAGCCTGAAGATCCTCCATCTGGAAAACAACAAGCTACAAAAGCTGCCAGATACCTTCTTGCAGGCTTCCACCCAACTTGAGGAGCTCCACCTTAACTCGAATTATTTATCCTCTGTGCCCCCGAGGGTCTTCAAGCTAGGGATACGAACAATAGAGCTCTCCAACAACACCTTGGAATGCACATGCGCCTTTGTTGAAGAGTTAAAAGAAGGAGTTGCCAATGTAAGCGTGCTGGACAATCTGACATGCACCACTCCCGGGCACCTCCAGGGCAGGAGTGTGTGGTCTTTGCAGAAGTCGGAGCTGTGCAGATCTCACAGGCTGACGGTACTCTTCATTCTGATGGCCCTGGGCTTAATCCTAGCCCTGATGCTGTGCTGTTACTGCAGGAAAAAGAGGTGCAAGCAAGCCTCCTTGGACCTTGCCAAGCATGAGAGCCAGCTAGTGACCGTGGACCGGAACGGGGTCAAGGGGCTCCTGGACAGCCACCACTACACACCCTGCGAGGCGGTGCTGCCCGACGTGGGGGAGAAGAACGTTCTCCTCAAGAACCAGATCATGTTCAGGCCCTCCACCGCCCTGCTGGGCAGCAGCCGGGACCTTTACGAGGAAGTGGAGATCAAACTGGACACCTCAATGGATTCCCTGCCCCAGACAGTAGAGGAGGCCAATCCGAACTTGACAAGCATAGACTGCGAGGAGGAGCCAGCGGAAGAGAGCAAACCAGACATGGAAACTGTGAGCGTCACAGAGGTCCTGAAGGATTCGACCGATCGGGAAAAGATGTATCTCACCCAGTCCACAGACTACTACAATCTGGTGCCAGACATTGATCTAGATGACTCTGATCATTACGAATACGAAAGTGTGGACCTGTCCTGA